From Camelina sativa cultivar DH55 chromosome 5, Cs, whole genome shotgun sequence:
GCTGAAAGGTAACCACCAAATCAAAACAGCATACCCGTTAATATATAGATAGCAgtgatatataatttaatcagTGAGCTGGGTCAATCCGCTTCTTCACTTACAAATCCAGAGACTTCTATCAAATCCGGTGATGGTATATGGCTTCCGATTGGCAGTATTCGGAAGTaaaagtagaaaagaaaaacgtaACTGCAGAGCAAGGCCGACACTAGCACCAGtggaatttattttaaagacgACGAAGGGATGGCGACTACAATTGCCCTTTCTTTTCACGTTCACGGGCACGGACAGGTCGGATAACTAATTTATTGacgaattatttatttatgtagcATTATAAATCGAATCTCAGCAGACGGGGGCACGACGGTAATCCTCAGTaccaaaaaaatggtatttcCACAAACTATGCAAGAAGTGGCAACCTTTACAAAGACCATCAGAGAAAGTGGTTTTCTCCTAATTGATTCCTATTTTTAAGGAAAACCacttttcataaaatcttgaatggttaACAACTATTTGAAAAACCACATCGAATTCAAGGCGGCCTAAATAGATATGAGTTTTCCCGTATATTTCTCTAACTGATTAAGATTAACTAACAGATAGTATAGCTTTCCGAAATCGAATCTTCTTACTGATTCTACTCGGccagatttttaaaatatgtacatGATTCGTTTATCCCTTAGGTTTCACTTACAGTTAAATCTCCATGCTCAAACCTAAAGGAACCAAATACCCATGGAGCTTATGGTTACCGGGAAGATCAACAACTAACTGATCATTGAGTAATACACGAAAATTTTATGTAAGCAAGACCAAAATTCTTGTCTGATATAGATTTGCCTTGACGGAAGAAGTCATGACCGCATGAACGGAGAGAGCTCCATCAACACATACAGATGGTCCTAACCTGTCTCCGATCCTTAGTAAACCACAACTAGAAAAATCTCTTTTGCATTTAGTAGAGAAAGTatttatataaaagagaaatggagaatatatattatcaatatcAAAACATTTGTGACAACTAATATTGCAATTGAACCACTATAATCGCATAAAACACAAGCATGCACATATTTTAGAACAAATTCAAAAACATGGTACAAACTTTAAATTGTGAgtttatttatgataattttaCAAACATTTTAGTCAAGAATTAAGACACAAAAATTGTGATCACAATACACtgaaaatgttatataaaacatttgataataaacctgtcaaaaaaaaaaaagaacaatttgATAATAAACGTAAACGGAAACAATAGACGCCGCCTTAAGATTTGAGGCTTGTAAGAGAAGCCATTAATAGTGAAACCTCCATCAACAGAAATGGTTTGACCTGTTATATAAGAAGCTGCAGGAAGACATAGAAATGCCACAAGCGATGAGACTTCATTTGCTTCCCCAACACGTCCCATTGGTGCCCTACTCTCCACTTCATTTCTGAACTCATCATTACTGAGAACCTGAAGAGATTTTTTTCACTTAAAACTACAATTGAGaagtaacaatatatataacttttaactCTCTTATCTATTGCCTTACATCATTAACTAAAGGAGTTGCTATGAACCATGGACACACAGAGTTAACCCTTATGCTGTCACTTGCCCACTCGCATGCTAAGTTTCTTCCTAGCTGATTCATAGCTCCTAAAACACACTTAAATTTGCATGAGTCTCAGAGAACGCTATGCATTACTAATTGtttgaatatacatatatatgtagatatataCCTTTACTAACTCCGTAGATGGATGCACCATTCACATGCACAACTCCAGATACTGAGGATATGAGTACGATGCTCCCTGAACCAGAGGCTTTCAACAAAGGGTGCGCGAGTTGTGAGAGATGAAAAGCTGACTCGAGATTCGTAGCCATTGTAACTGAGAAATCTTCCTCTGTGTACTTTAACGTCGGCTTGACTATACACGCTCCCACATTGTTTACCTTATAAATGGATGATgaatcaaaagcaaaaacataagAAACTACAACTAAAATCACCTCCTAGATGGATCAAAGCTTATATACTCACGAGGATGTTGAGCTTTCCCTGGAAAACAGAAGAAACAGTTTCCATGAGTTTCTCTCGTTGCTCACGAGAAGAAACGTCGCAGACAGATGTGGTAACCTGAAACCCTTTTGCTTGCCATTTACGTAAGCTTTCTTGAAGCTGAGTTTCGTCTCTGGCACATGTGTGGATTCTTGCTCCCAGCATAGCTAGTTCCTCTACCACAGCTTCTCTATTTATAGCACAGATATACATTTTTGGTTTATACATCATCAACCTATTCTCTTATCCGATCCAGGGATGTCCAGATTAAGCATCGAAATACAATCTAAAGATCCATATAAATCTAAAATTGAAATGAGATCTTAGATTAATTTGATTGGACTAGTAATAAAGTAGGTAAAGTAGGAGAATTGGGACTAACCCGATGCCTTTGGAGCCACCTGTTACAAGAGCGGTCATGCCTCCAAGACTCCATCTAGGATTCTCTCTCAAGCTTTCCCCTGTTTTAGCCATTTTCTGATTATGAACAAAAGATCTTTCCATGGAGATCTGAATGTCTGGTTAAGAAAAATTCataatgaatgaatgataaTGACCGTTGATAAATACTACTATTCTAGGCCAGACACATGAAAGTATGGAACGATgtccatgtttttttgttaggtTTAATCAATATAATGGGCCTTTGGTTGAGGGTTAGGCCCAACTACCTGGGATCTAGTCTTGTTTCACTGTTTCAGAACATACAGGTTCCTTGAATCTCAGTAGTCAGTTCAACAGGTGAAACTGTGAAAGAGAGACAGATTGAATCATTTCGTTAAGTTATTATACATATCTTCGCTTGATATGAGAACTCCTCTGCAGCTCTGCTGTGGATTCTGTGGTTGGCATTGTCACACATGTCCCTACATTGTTTATCTATATAATTCCAGTAATTAGTATCTCatgagtttttttaaaacaaatttcgtggtgaaacagagaagagaatACACACGAGGATGTTGGGTATGCCTTCAAACAGAGAGGGGACTGTTTGCATCAGTTTGCCCTTCGTTTCCCTCCCATTCTTTTAAGCAATGGTTAAGCTGATATTGGTCTCGTGCACACGTATGAATCGTTGCCCCAAGGCCTGCAAGttcctctgatatagcatgCCTTGAGATTCACCAAGAATAATAAATATGTAAGCAAAATAAGGATTTATGTTGCTTGTAACGCAAGAAATATATCACTTGTTCTCATATTGATATATCTGATTAATGGATCAAATCATACCTTAAGCAATTACTCTAATGTTGTTCTATATTTTTGTGAAGAATGTacaaaaacatgtgaaaaaaTGTCGTTTATGATAACAGAGGAACACAGAAGGTAGACCAAAATATCCatcataacaaaaaagaaagataaaataaaatcttttttttcttctaattaaaaatatatgttgctCATGCATTATCATAGagaatactccctccgttctaatttagttgtcgttctaggatttaatatttgttatatattagttgtcgttttagattttcaatgcagatgtttgatgaatattccaatcttatccctgctgttttaaagtttcaaccaatgaaaaaagGGATAAGTACTAAAAGAGGACATAAAAGTGACTTATTGACTAAAACAGGAGTTAAGAGTTTTGGATTACTATAATAGCACACATTTTAAGTAAAAAGACGTTGGAGCATttagaattaattaaaattactaaacaTGCCATTAAGAATTTTTAACCTAACgaatataaaattaagtaaatgagatggttaaataaaaggaacaaaatcgaagaaagaaactaaaaagtCGATCTCTTGTTTGTGTATAGAGAGTGTGAGTGTCGATCTCTTGTTTGTGTATAGAGAGTGTCGATCTCTTGTTTGTAGGGGATTGTCTACTGGTTGGGTAAGTAGgtgtgaatttggttttgcaAATCGAGAGTTTGTGAAGTAAGTAACGAACTTTGTTATTTGTAGGACTGTAATCGAGGGGCGGCGACGGGTAGGAGAACGGGGAGGAGGCGAAAATTGGCAAGCAACAGCGGTAACTTGTAGAATTAACCTGGGTTTGGAAGGCGGATTACGCGAGGGATTCAGATCTGGGCCGATATAAATTTACGGCTGCGATTCTGTGGTCGGGAGAAGTTACAACGATTTCGATAAGGTATGGTCATAGATCTGTCAGCTTGATATTGTTTATAAGTTGTGTGAAGAAGATATTGTTGGGTTGAAAGGTAAGTAAGTTTAAAAGTAGGGAAGTCCTCTATCCCCAAATGATGAAACCGTAATGTGGCATAATCTGTTATAATGAGTTGTGATACGGAGAAGAAGTAATCCTCGCGTTTGATTTTGTGAGCCAAGTAGAAGATGTGGGTagatgaaatttaataaaaagtttaaaaatggCGGAGATATGATTGTTTGGTAGACTTGTTGAGTTTATAATGTATGTAATGGTAGAGTTGTGGTTAGTAAATAAAGGAGGAGTATATAGAAAATAGTGTTTTATATGTGTGCCCTAGCTGAATGAAAGTTTGACTTTTCCAGGAATGGGATCAAGTAATGAGGAGAAGAGGTACCCACCAAGACTTTATAAGGAAGGAAAATCTCCATTACAGAGAAGGAGCATGCATCATAACTGCATATTGagcagttttgtttttatgaaggAGTGCATTGGGAAGAAGGTGTACAATGACATTCGTGATAATTCTCAAGTAGGAGTCATCTTGAAGCTAGCAGATAGTGATTATGTTTGGTGGGCGAAGCTTGTGCATCACATATTAACACGACAGTTGGCTATAGACCGGAGATATGAGATGTGGGCATTGATAGAAGGGAGTCCAATTAGGTTTTCCctatatgaatatgaagacATTACATGCCTCAATTGTGAAACAATAGATGAGGAGGATAAGGTAGTGGTTGATCACAGAGCATTTTGGGAAGAGCTAAAGGTCGATGGGGGGGGGTGGGACCAAACTGGTATGAGTTGGATGAAGCGCTGAAGGTTTGCAGGACTTGGGATccagagaagagaaagatgactggattgttgtttgtgttgcatGTTGGTATTTTGGGAATCACGAGGTCAAGTAGGATTCCTTTGGAATATGCAAAAAGAGTTGTAGATGGAAATGCATTTGAACGATTTCTGTGGGGGCGGGTTGGGTTTAGGGAGCTAATTCAGTCTATcaaaattgtttcttttgagaACAATGGTTATGCAATCCATGGATGTGTGCATGTGTTAATGATTTGGGCTTTGGATTGTTTGGTTAACCTTGGGAAAAAACATGGTAATAAAAGAGAAAGTGGTGATGATGAAGGGGAAGTCCCCCTTCTTAGCTGGGGTGGTGGCCGACCAAGGATTTCAGTTGCTGAGTTTCTAGCTAGAGAGAAACAGTTACATAAAAAGGTGTGTGTAGGAATGTGaaagttttttataatttggtgGTAGTTAATGTTTTTTGTGATTTAATAGTCGTTTTCACTGGCTTTGCAGGTGCAAGTACATCATTTATCTATAAGACGGAAAGAGGAAATATATCCAATTTGGGCAGGGGAGAATGCGGTGTTTGGGGAAGGAGTAGGTGGAAACAAGTTGCTTGACAACCTGCTGCATGATATAATTGAGGGTTATGTTGATGAAAAACACTGGCATGAGGATAATGAAACGGTGGTTgttgagaagaagaggatggaGAAGAGAAAGCAACTTGCGTCTTCTTCAGATGATTTTGTGGACCCACCGCAACAGAAAGTTTGAAAAGTGAGTAAGGGCGGTAATAGGCAGTTTGAGCGGAAATCAAAAGGTGCGGCATTATCACCGATGGATAATCTGGCTGAGGATAGGGATGGAGAAAGTGAAACTTCAAGAAGTGGGAAGGGATCAATTTCAGATGTAATAAAACTGCTGTGTAGGTTGACAGCAAAAGTGGATACCATTGCTGAgcaacaaaccaatttagaaaAGAAAGTCGTAGACTTTGAGAGGGAAGTTGTCCAGCTGAAGGAGAGTAAGATTGGCAATGATGGGAAGGATGTCTTTAATAGCAATTATGGGAATAATGAGAGAAAGGTAGTGAATGATTGGGAGGTTGGTAATGAAGTGAACGATGGTTTTCAAGGGGAGGAATTGGCTAGAAGGACTAGAGATACTGGTGAGAATAAGGATGATGTAGATACTGAGTCTACAACAGATACTGGTAATCTATCTGGTGGCAAAGATGAGGTATGATGTCAAACGGTTTACAAAAAATAGTGGTTTAGCgttgttttcaaatattttgtttttgtctctattttattttgtgtttgttttattttttttgtcaaaggtcTCAGTTTGGTTTcatagggttttgttttctatgCAGACGTATGCTTAGTTGGTGGAGAAGTATGACAATTTGGAAGCTTGATTCATTTTCTTCGCAATAGGGGTTCCTTAATATTGTGTAGTTTCTGTTTTTATGTGTGAAAGCAGATTGTTAAGACTGAATATTATAACAATAAAGTTTACAATTTATGGTGCTACAAATTTTAGTCATAGTTTTTAAATCCCTTGGCGATAACACACATTCATGTCATAAATGTGTtgaaaattgtttgtttttagtcAGGGCTTGTGCAGATGAAGCAAACCTCTCAGGATGAATATCCGATTACAAGTTGCGTGAGGAATCCAATGAAAAGGAAATCAAGACTATCGTTGACGAACATACGGCGGGAGGTAGCGCTAAGGCAACAAGAGGAGGAGCTCGATCAGAAAAAGTTAATGACTAGTTTGAAAGATCCTGCAGAGTTGTTGACGAAACATGTAGACACTGACGGAGATTCTCCTGTTGGTAGGCCAATGATTAAAAAAGTGGCATCTgtttcagagaagaagaaagttgatTTTACTGGTTCAGGGcatgaaaaggaaaaatacaCTACAAACACAAGGAAGAAGGTCCAGATGCCATCAATGGACTCTCAGTTTTCTGATCCTATTGAGGTGCAAGCTAGGAAGAATATTGGACCAGCGATAAACCAATTTTATGTACTGTCTAAGCAGGGTGTATCAAATCCACCACTTTGTCCTCCTGAGAAATGTCGGCAGAGGAAACTGGCCTCAACACAACTACACCCGTATGTTGGCAGCTCTGCTGTAAAGCGTATTCTAAAAGGTAAAGTTTTGTCACCAGCCCACTATGATCCCTTTGAGAAGGTAAGCGCATTGAAGGTTCAGAACTTAATGGAGTTCATTGACAAAGATTTGTAAGTATCCATTATTACTTCACATTTTTGTGAACTTCTACTTAACATTTCAGTAGAGTGGCTAACGATCGAACTACAAATGCAGGGAAGACATATTTGATTCATCAAACTCATCAGCCAACTTCTACCTGCCTATAATGACGCCAAAGGAGATGTGGCCTCCAAAAGATAAGCAGTACGGCTGGTTGAAGGATGCTGTAAGTGATCCCCAATTGATTATAAAGTGATTACAGCGTATTTATGTTTTCTAGTGTACTAATCTCTATAATATAATGTACTTTTCCCAGCATTTGTGCCCAATTATGCAGATGCTGAGAAAACGGTCGATGCAACCTATTTCGCCATTCTTATCAGATAGGATAACTTTCCTTGATCCTTGGTTTGTTAACCAATGGGCGCAAGATTACAAGCGGTTTGATACAGAGAAGAAATGGTTATGGCCTGACTGGTTTATAAAGGTCTACAATGGCCAATTTCCAAGTTATACACCCAACAAGCGATGGGTGGAGGATGTTGATATTATATACTTGGCACACAACATGAACAATGACATTGGGTGGCAGTTGAGGTTCATTTAATTAAGCGTCGGGTAAAGGTCTATGATAGTATTTGTAGTATGTATAAAGACGAGGAAGTTGCTGAATCTTGCAAGCAGTACACACGTATGATTCCAGCGTTGATTCAAGCACTAGCCCCGCCAGatgcaaaaaaacaattagGTGCTGCAGCCTTTTCATTCTACAGGATAAAAACGACACCTCAAAACTTTCAGACAGGGGATTGTGGTGTTTATGCTATTAAATTTATTGAGTGTCTAGCCATTGGTATAACTTTTGAAGGGTTAAAGACTTCGCATAATTCCAGGCCGTAGGTAATCAACGCGGAAGTAAGGATCACACTTGGAAATCCTTGAAACATTTGCTTTTTCTGCCGCTGCGATCGCGTGTATGCAAGGTATATTGTCGACATCGAACACTCTACAAGAACATCTCCTTTGTGAAAGATTGACAACATTTACGGACGTCCCACTTCTAACTTCGTAGTGATAAGAATCTATCTCTTGAACTTGTAAAAAACTTGCCCGTCTAACCCGTTCCTTGAACCAGTAAGAGAAACATTTGCATTAGTTACTATAACGGACTCGAGTTATTGTGGCATTGTATATTCTGATTTATAAAACCCAAACCTGTAATAGCTTCTCAACTCCATTAGTAAGAACTGTACTCATTTGGGCAGCTTCTACTCGGCGTCTTGCAAACCATCTTGTCAACATCGACCGTATCTCGTCTAGCAGTTGAGCAATAGGAAACGATCTTGCTGGTCTTAAGACTTTATTCAGGGATTCTGCAATGTTCGTCGTTGTAATGTTATATCTATCACCAGGGAAGTGAACTCGGGACCACTTACTCACATCAGCACGCTGCAAATAGGCATATAGTTCTGGATTCATTTCTTCTATCTGTCCTAATAAAACATTGAAATCGGATAGCCTATACGCAGTTGCTGCCTTTTTCACCAACCCAAACGTTTCACTACCTCTGAATCTAAGCATTATATTTTTGTGGAGATGGTAGGTGCAAATCCCTCGGTTTGCTAGTGGATAATTTATGTCTACCGCTTTCCCAATTGATTTATGACTATCCGATATAATGACAATTCCCTCATCATCAGGAATTACACAAGATAGTTGTGTAAAAAACCAGTCCCAAGACTCATCGTTCTCAGTATCTACAATGGCAAAAGCTAATGGAAAAATGTTATAGTTGCCATCTTGGGTTTTCGCTAATAATAACGTTCCCAAATATTTCCCCTTCAAAAATGTTCCATCAACAACTATGACTTTACGCATAAACTTAAACCCATCTATGCTTGCACCAAAGGCAATGAAAACAGATTTGAACCTATCATTTTCATCCACTTTTAACCTAGTCATTGTCCCCGGATTTGATCTCCTAATCCTATATAAATAAGCTGGTAATTCTGCATATCCATTTTCATAGCTTCCCCTCACTAATTCTCTGGCGCGCTTAAGTGTACGATGCCCTTTCCAATAGTCAACCTATATAGAGATTCAAGACACCGATGTCAGGACCATTTATGTTTTGCCTCCATATGTGACAACCTACTAAATAAATTACCATAAGTGACGACCTCCAAAATTAATTACCTTAAGTCCATAACGAAGATTTAACGCCTCTGCCACATGAACTGGCACTACACTAGCTGCAACACCCCCCCACGAAATCCTTGTAAAGTTCTCCCAGTACTTTTGGAGTTGCTTTTCTTTCACTTGCAGAACGTTCAGTTACCGAACATGTATGCCGATTCTTATAAATTCGTACATGGAATGGGGGACACATACCAATGGTAGAAGCTCGCATCCTCCATTTACAACCGGAAACCCAACATTGCACAACATACAAATTAGGCCTTGACTCCTTCACGATGAAATCAAACTTTTGTAACACTGTTAAGATCTTCAATGTACGCTCCAATGCTTTTTTCGAATAGAATTTTTGCCCTACCGCTAAATCAAAATAACCCGTCCCTGTGTCTTCACATGTGTTTGGTTCCCCAcaattcttcttcctcacttcaCCCTTCCTATCTTCACTACTACTTCCCCGAATTGCNNNNNNNNNNNNNNNNNNNNNNNNNNNNNNNNNNNNNNNNNNNNNNNNNNNNNNNNNNNNNNNNNNNNNNNNNNNNNNNNNNNNNNNNNNNNNNNNNNNNNNNNNNNNNNNNNNNNNNNNNNNNNNNNNNNNNNNNNNNNNNNNNNNNNNNNNNNNNNNNNNNNNNNNNNNNNNNNNNNNNNNNNNNNNNNNNNNNNNNNNNNNNNNNNNNNNNNNNNNNNNNNNNNNNNNNNNNNNNNNNNNNNNNNNNNNNNNNNNNNNNNNNNNNNNNNNNNNNNNNNNNNNNNNNNNNNNNNNNNNNNNNNNNNNNNNNNNNNNNNNNNNNNNNNNNNNNNNNNNNNNNNNNNNNNNNNNNNNNNNNNNNNNNNNNNNNNNNNNNNNNNNNNNNNNNNNNNNNNNNNNNNNNNNNNNNNNNNNNNNNNNNNNNNNNNNNNNNNNNNNNNNNNNNNNNNNNNNNNNNNNNNNNNNNNNNNNNNNNNNNNNNNNNNNNNNNNNNNNNNNNNNNNNNNNNNNNNNNNNNNNNNNNNNNNNNNNNNNNNNNNNNNNNNNNNNNNNNNNNNNNNNNNNNNNNNNNNNNNNNNNNNNNNNNNNNNNNNNNNNNNNNNNNNNNNNNNNNNNNNNNNNNNNNNNNNNNNNNNNNNNNNNNNNNNNNNNNNNNNNNNNNNNNNNNNNNNNNNNNNNNNNNNNNNNNNNNNNNNNNNNNNNNNNNNNNNNNNNNNNNNNNNNNNNNNNNNNNNNNNNNNNNNNNNNNNNNNNNNNNNNNNNNNNNNNNNNNNNNNNNNNNNNNNNNNNNNNNNNNNNNNNNNNNNNNNNNNNNNNNNNNNNNNNNNNNNNNNNNNNNNNNNNNNNNNNNNNNNNNNNNNNNNNNNNNNNNNNNNNNNNNNNNNNNNNNNNNNNNNNNNNNNNNNNNNNNNNNNNNNNNNNNNNNNNNNNNNNNNNNNNNNNNNNNNNNNNNNNNNNNNNNNNNNNNNNNNNNNNNNNNNNNNNNNNNNNNNNNNNNNNNNNNNNNNNNNNNNNNNNNNNNNNNNNNNNNNNNNNNNNNNNNNNNNNNNNNNNNNNNNNNNNNNNNNNNNNNNNNNNNNNNNNNNNNNNNNNNNNNNNNNNNNNNNNNNNNNNNNNNNNNNNNNNNNNNNNNNNNNNNNNNNNNNNNNNNNNNNNNNNNNNNNNNNNNNNNNNNNNNNNNNNNNNNNNNNNNNNNNNNNNNNNNNNNNNNNNNNNNNNNNNNNNNNNNNNNNNNNNNNNNNNNNNNNNNNNNNNNNNNNNNNNNNNNNNNNNNNNNNNNNNNNNNNNNNNNNNNNNNNNNNNTCAATGCGTAGTACTCCTCTGTTTCTATATTCAATTGCTTATGCTCTTTTAAGTCTGCAACATCGACTTCCTCTCTCTCACAACCACTCACTCGTTTCTTTCCAGCCGCCTTCATCATGTAATACTCCACTGATTTTTTTCTCCATTACCTCCTTTACTTCCATAAGATCTTCTTTTAGCCCTTTTCCTTCGATCTGAACACACATCCGTCGCACAGCTTCTGCTTTGCACTGTCGTATAAATCCTTCCAACTGTCGCCCATTACAAACAAACACCGGTGGAGTGTCTTCTGGCAACGAATCTGCCGCCTTCTTCCTTGAAAGTTTATATGATAGTTGCAATTCAACACTCTTTCTTTCCAAACCAAAATCCTCATACACCATTCCAAGAAAATCATCGTACGCCATTTCTCGTTTCGCACATAGAACCCTACTTCCTCTTTTcgcatcaaaaaaaaaaaaccaccgtTTCTTCCACAATTTCCACTCCCCACAAACTAGAGCGATCTCTACCATATTATCTACACTCTGTTCTCCCTTTCAATCACTATAACCCTTTTCCAATCCACTACATACGGTCCAAACATATCGGGTTGAAACTTGTTTCAATCCTCGAGACCACTAACTCTCCAAGGACTGATTCATCTTTTCACTCCGGATTTGCCCTAACCTAATAGCCATGAAAGTCTatcattttttgtaaaatctacCAGTCTTTCAGTCCtttaacatattaaaactaattctGCCACAAATACAATAACTCTACCACTTCTTAACTCACCTTATAATTAGCTAAGAAATCTACCATAACATTCAAAAAATCTATCGCATAAGTCTATCATTAACCGGTAAACCTATTAAACCTTTCGTAAGTCTACTATAACTAAGGTTACTCTACCAC
This genomic window contains:
- the LOC104786763 gene encoding tropinone reductase homolog At2g29360-like isoform X1, with protein sequence MERSFVHNQKMAKTGESLRENPRWSLGGMTALVTGGSKGIGLMMYKPKMYICAINREAVVEELAMLGARIHTCARDETQLQESLRKWQAKGFQVTTSVCDVSSREQREKLMETVSSVFQGKLNILVNNVGACIVKPTLKYTEEDFSVTMATNLESAFHLSQLAHPLLKASGSGSIVLISSVSGVVHVNGASIYGVSKGAMNQLGRNLACEWASDSIRVNSVCPWFIATPLVNDVLSNDEFRNEVESRAPMGRVGEANEVSSLVAFLCLPAASYITGQTISVDGGFTINGFSYKPQILRRRLLFPFTFIIKLFFFFFDRFIIKCFI
- the LOC104786763 gene encoding tropinone reductase homolog At2g29360-like isoform X3 yields the protein MMYKPKMYICAINREAVVEELAMLGARIHTCARDETQLQESLRKWQAKGFQVTTSVCDVSSREQREKLMETVSSVFQGKLNILVNNVGACIVKPTLKYTEEDFSVTMATNLESAFHLSQLAHPLLKASGSGSIVLISSVSGVVHVNGASIYGVSKGAMNQLGRNLACEWASDSIRVNSVCPWFIATPLVNDVLSNDEFRNEVESRAPMGRVGEANEVSSLVAFLCLPAASYITGQTISVDGGFTINGFSYKPQILRRRLLFPFTFIIKLFFFFFDRFIIKCFI
- the LOC104786763 gene encoding tropinone reductase homolog At2g29360-like isoform X2; the protein is MERSFVHNQKMAKTGESLRENPRWSLGGMTALVTGGSKGIGEAVVEELAMLGARIHTCARDETQLQESLRKWQAKGFQVTTSVCDVSSREQREKLMETVSSVFQGKLNILVNNVGACIVKPTLKYTEEDFSVTMATNLESAFHLSQLAHPLLKASGSGSIVLISSVSGVVHVNGASIYGVSKGAMNQLGRNLACEWASDSIRVNSVCPWFIATPLVNDVLSNDEFRNEVESRAPMGRVGEANEVSSLVAFLCLPAASYITGQTISVDGGFTINGFSYKPQILRRRLLFPFTFIIKLFFFFFDRFIIKCFI
- the LOC104789220 gene encoding uncharacterized protein LOC104789220, with the protein product MAYDDFLGMVYEDFGLERKSVELQLSYKLSRKKAADSLPEDTPPVFVCNGRQLEGFIRQCKAEAVRRMCVQIEGKGLKEDLMEVKEESRPNLYVVQCWVSGCKWRMRASTIASVVPVHVAEALNLRYGLKVDYWKGHRTLKRARELVRGSYENGYAELPAYLYRIRRSNPGTMTRLKVDENDRFKSVFIAFGASIDGFKFMRKVIVVDGTFLKGKYLGTLLLAKTQDGNYNIFPLAFAIVDTENDESWDWFFTQLSCVIPDDEGIVIISDSHKSIGKAVDINYPLANRGICTYHLHKNIMLRFRGSETFGLVKKAATAYRLSDFNVLLGQIEEMNPELYAYLQRADVSKWSRVHFPGDRYNITTTNIAESLNKVLRPARSFPIAQLLDEIRSMLTRWFARRRVEAAQMSTVLTNGVEKLLQERVRRASFLQVQEIDSYHYEVRSGTSVNVVNLSQRRCSCRVFDVDNIPCIHAIAAAEKANVSRISKCDPYFRVDYLRPGIMRSL